A window from Gallus gallus isolate bGalGal1 chromosome 5, bGalGal1.mat.broiler.GRCg7b, whole genome shotgun sequence encodes these proteins:
- the LOC124418376 gene encoding uncharacterized protein LOC124418376 encodes MALVLVLALLVRALIVSGSDHAVMLERVQQHEKEQRNGEQSWVDMSALLFTLLHYWKIWFCTGLFVFLFWNMWRSLKRKQHEEGGQQEQQEREEQVEEVEREEQQEQVEEEEQLERVEELEQEDQVEHVEQEEQEEREDQGEQVQQEEQVEEVEQEDEEEEYFHHSALTRYIARRAWEKMQGKATKCVLVEELMSDLLQTYTFVCSNSFYPVLQPAIGVGSAFEGWSPCEEDIVYRLLVPIKAPHGHVFHPELGEEGEVLARNSRIRVELVCIRSCKLQVTDTSSGEKVHVELLFGVQQGNLDIFLSSQNAEAVFTPSTTWPQSCAVAERKYFEYVARTAGPNSCHLVCLRLFAHILVGMGFSTYAIKTLLLHLLAIIPLEDWRRRHFLSRLENLLQYLQYCLNDKVLNHFLLGNATMPDEVVLPQAFQTASPLNLFQHLEQDPDAHSRVLRDFKELKDRLFRLLLFGR; translated from the exons ATGGCTTTGGTGTTGGTTCTCGCCTTGTTGGTGAGGGCGCTAATTGTCAGTGGCAGTGACCATGCGGTCATGCTTGAGCGCGTGCAGCAGCacgagaaagagcagaggaacggggagcagagctgggtggacATGTCGGCTCTGCTCTTTACTCTGCTGCattactggaagatctggttcTGTACGGGactgtttgtcttcctcttttggAATATGTGGCGGTCcctaaaaaggaagcagcatgaggaagggggacagcaggaacagcaagaacgggaggaacaggtggaagaggtggaacgtgaggaacagcaggagcaagtggaagaggaggaacagctggaacGGGTGGAAGAGCTGGAACAGGAGGATCAGGTGGAACAtgtggaacaggaggaacaggaggaacggGAGGATCAGGGGGAacaggtgcagcaggaggaacaggtggaagaggtagaacaggaggacgaggaggaagAATACTTCCATCATTCAGCACTGACCAGATACATTGCACGGCGTGCCTGGGAAAAGATGCAAGGAAAGGCCACCAAGTgcgtgctggtggaggagctgatgaGCGACCTGCTGCAGACCTACACATTTGTCTGTTCAAACAGCTTCTACccggtgctgcagcctgccattGGGGTGGGCAGCGCCTTTGAAGGCTGGAGTCCCTGTGAGGAGGACATTGTGTACCGCCTGCTCGTGCCCATTAAGGCCCCCCATGGGCACGTCTTCCACCCGGAGCTGGGTGAGGAAGGGGAGGTGCTGGCAAGGAACTCCCGCATCCGTGTGGAGctggtgtgcat ccgcTCCTGCAAGCTCCAGGTGACAGACACCTCCAGCGGGGAAAAAGTCCACGTTGAGCTGCTGTTCGGGGTGCAGCAAGGCAACCTGGacatcttcctgagcagccagaaCGCAGAGGCCGTCTTTACGCCCAGCACAACATGGCCGCAGAGCTGCGCTGTGGCGGAAAGGAAGTACTTCGAGTACGTGGCCAGGACCGCTGGACCCAACAGCTGCCACCTGGTCTGcctgaggctctttgctcacatcctggtgggcatggGCTTTTCCACCTACGCCATCAAgactcttctcctccacctcctagCCATCATCCCTTTGGAGGACTGGCGCAGGAGGCATTTCCTGAGCCGGCTGGAGAATCTCCTGCAGTACCTGCAATACTGCCTGAACGATAAAGTCCTGAACCACTTCCTCCTTGGCAACGCGACCATGCCTGACGAGGTTGTCCTGCCGCAGGCCTTCCAAACAGCCAGCCCGCTcaacctcttccagcacctggaGCAGGACCCGGACGCCCACTCCCGGGTGCTGCGTGACTTCAAGGAGCTGAAAGATCGCCtcttcagactgctgctgtttggacgCTGA